From the Streptococcus hyointestinalis genome, the window ACAACTACAATATCGAGAGTCTCCCACTTGGTGGTGGGGTTGAGGTATCTGTTGCCGACCAGACCAACCTCTATCAGATGTTAGCCAATAACGGTGCTTATCAGGAAAAATACATGATTGACTCCATCACAGATAGCACTGGCGAGGTCATCTACAAGCACGAGTCCAAGGCGACACAGGTCTTCTCAAAAGCGACAGCGACTATCATGCAGAGTCTCTTGCGAGGTCCTATCGAGTCAGGCTTGACCACGACTTTCAAGAAAGACTTGCAATCGCTAAACGCTGGACTAGCTAATGCCGACTGGATCGGAAAAACAGGGACAACCAACAACTACTCAGACGGTTGGCTCATGCTAGCAACACCAAACGTGACTCTGGGTGGCTGGATTGGTCACGATGACAACAGCTCGCTTGCCAACACCACCGGCTACTCCAAGAACTCACAGTACATGGCAAATCTGGTCAATGCCATCAACCAAGCAGATAGCTCGGTCTTTGGCTCTTCTAAGTTCAGTCTTGACTCGAGCGTGATTAAGGCAAATGTCCTCAAATCAACGGGTCTACTACCTGCAACAGTCTCAGTTGACGGCAAAGACGTGAATGTCACAGGCGACATGACCACCAGCTACTGGGCAAAAACAGGTCCAGGCAAAACAACCTATAAATTTGCCATCGGTGGTACAGACAGTGACTACCAAAAAGCATGGGCAAGTATTTTGAAAAAATAACTTGCAATCTTTGACGAAATAAGATATAATAGTATAAATTATTTGTCGTCTGCTTTCTTGAAATATTGTCCAAGAGGGCTTACAGCAGTTAAATCAAACTTTTAAGTCGGGTTTAGCTGCTCTTTTTGTGCCTATTTTTAGTAAAAAAGACAAGTGTAACCTATATTTAAAGGTTCTGACAATTCACATTTCTTTATCTAAAATGGCTCAGACGACCGGGTGATGTGAAAGAGCATCACGCTACTTGAGTAAGCTAGCAGCTTACTTAGGAAGTTAGTTCACCCTCAAGGCTACATGCCTCTCATCTTAATAAAAGGAGTAAAATCTTGGCAGGACATGAAGTTCAATACGGTAAACACCGTACACGTCGTAGTTTTTCAAGAATCAAAGAGGTTCTTGATTTACCTAATTTGATTGAAATTCAGACAGATTCGTTTAAAGACTTTTTGGAAAATGGGCTAAAAGAAGTCTTTGAAGACGTGCTCCCAATCTCAAACTTTACAGATACTATGGAGCTTGAATTTGTAGGGTATGAGTTCAAAGAGCCAAAATATACCCTAGAAGAAGCTCGTATCCATGACGCTTCTTACTCTGCACCTATCTTTGTGACCTTCCGCTTGGTCAACAAAGAAACTGGTGAAATCAAGACACAAGAAGTGTTCTTTGGTGACTTCCCTCTCATGACAGAAATGGGAACTTTCATCATCAATGGTGGTGAACGTATCATCGTTAGTCAGCTTGTGCGCTCTCCAGGTGTCTACTTTAACGATAAAGTTGACAAAAATGGTAAGGTCGGCTACGGCTCAACCGTTATCCCTAACCGTGGGGCTTGGCTAGAGCTTGAAACCGACTCAAAAGACATCGGTTATACAAGGATCGACCGTACACGTAAGATTCCATTTACAACGCTTGTGCGTGCGCTTGGATTCTCTGGTGACGATGAAATCATGGATATCTTTGGCGATAGCGAGCTTGTGCGCAACACCATCGAAAAAGACATCCACAAAAACCCAGCAGACTCACGTACAGACGAAGCCCTCAAGGAAATTTACGAGCGCTTGCGTCCAGGTGAGCCAAAGACAGCGGACAGCTCACGTAGTCTCTTGACAGCTCGCTTCTTTGACCCACGTCGCTATGACTTGGCAGCTGTTGGTCGCTACAAGATTAACAAAAAACTCAACCTCAAGACCCGTCTTTTGAACCAAACTATCGCTGAAAACTTGGTTGACCCTGAAACTGGTGAAATCTTAGTTGAAGCTGGTACTGTCATGACACGTGATGTCATCGACTCTATCGCAGACTACATCGACGGCGACCTCAACAAGTTTGTCTACACACCAAATGACTATGCTGTTGTGACTGAGCCTGTGATTTTACAAAAATTCAAGGTCGTTGCACCGACAGATCCAGACCGTGTCGTGACTATCGTTGGTAATGCTAACCCAGATGACAAGACACGTGCCTTGACACCAGCTGATATCCTTGCTGAGATGAGCTACTTCCTCAATCTTTCAGAAGGTATCGGTAAGGTCGATGATATTGACCACCTCGGGAACCGTCGTATCCGTGCGGTCGGTGAGCTTCTTGCCAACCAATTCCGTATCGGTCTTGCTCGTATGGAGCGTAACGTGCGTGAGCGCATGAGCGTTCAGGACAATGAAGTCCTCACACCACAACAAATCATCAACATCCGTCCTGTGACAGCTGCCGTCAAAGAGTTCTTTGGTTCTTCTCAATTGTCACAGTTCATGGACCAACACAACCCGCTCTCTGAGCTTTCTCACAAACGCCGTCTATCAGCCTTAGGACCTGGTGGTTTGACTCGTGACCGTGCGGGATATGAAGTGCGTGACGTGCACTACACACACTACGGTCGTATGTGTCCGATTGAAACGCCTGAAGGACCTAACATCGGTTTGATTAACAACTTGTCAAGCTATGGTCACCTCAACAAATACGGTTTCATCCAAACACCATACCGCAAGGTTGACAGAAAAACAGGTGTCGTGACCAATGAAGTCGAATGGTTGACAGCGGACGAAGAAGACGAGTACACAGTTGCCCAAGCCAACTCTAAGCTCAATCCAGACGGAACATTTGCTGAAGAAATCGTCATGGGACGTCACCAAGGTAACAACCAAGAGTTCCCAGCAAGTATCGTTGACTATGTGGACGTATCACCTAAGCAGGTAGTTGCGGTGGCGACAGCATGTATTCCTTTCCTTGAAAACGATGACTCCAACCGTGCCCTCATGGGTGCCAACATGCAACGTCAGGCTGTGCCATTGATTGACCCGCATGCGCCTTATGTCGGAACAGGTATGGAATATCAAGCAGCCCACGACTCTGGTGCGGCAGTTATTGCTAAACACGACGGACGTGTCGTCTTCTCAGACGCTGAAAAGGTTGAAGTACGCCGTGAGGACGGTAGCCTTGATGTTTACCACATCACAAAATTCCGTCGTTCAAACTCTGGTACTGCCTACAACCAACGCACACTTGTCAAGGTTGGCGACTTGGTTGAAAAAGGTGATTTCATCGCAGACGGACCTTCTATGGAGCGTGGTGAAATGGCGCTTGGACAAAACCCTATCGTTGCCTACATGACATGGGAAGGGTATAACTTTGAGGATGCGGTCATCATGAGTGAGCGCTTGGTTAAAGAGGACGTTTACACCTCTGTCCACCTTGAAGAGTTTGAGTCTGAAACACGTGATACAAAGCTTGGCCCTGAAGAAATCACCCGTGAAATCCCTAACGTCGGTGAGGAAGCCCTCAAAGAGCTTGACGAGATGGGTATTATCCGTATCGGTGCTGAGGTTAAAGAAGGTGACATCCTCGTTGGTAAAGTCACTCCTAAGGGTGAAAAAGACCTCTCAGCTGAAGAACGTCTCCTTCATGCTATCTTTGGTGACAAGTCTCGTGAAGTCCGTGACACATCTCTACGTGTACCACACGGTGGTGACGGTGTCGTTCGTGACGTGAAGATCTTTACACGTGCAAACGGTGATGAACTGCAATCTGGTGTCAACATGCTGGTGCGTGTCTACATCGCTCAAAAACGTAAGATTAAAGTCGGAGATAAGATGGCGGGACGCCACGGAAATAAAGGGGTTGTCTCTCGTATCGTTCCTGTTGAGGACATGCCATATCTTCCAGACGGAACACCAGTTGACATCATGTTGAACCCACTTGGGGTGCCATCTCGTATGAATATCGGACAAGTTATGGAGCTTCACCTTGGTATGGCAGCTCGTAACCTTGGCATTCATATCGCAACACCAGTCTTTGACGGAGCAAGCTCAGAAGACCTCTGGGATACTGTTCGTGAAGCTGGTATGGATAGCGACGCTAAGACTGTCCTTTACGATGGACGTACTGGTGAGCCATTTGATAACCGTGTGTCTGTTGGTGTCATGTACATGATCAAGCTTCACCACATGGTTGATGATAAATTGCACGCGCGTTCAGTCGGACCTTACTCACTCGTTACCCAACAACCGCTTGGTGGTAAAGCCCAGTTTGGTGGACAACGTTTCGGTGAGATGGAGGTTTGGGCGCTTGAAGCCTACGGTGCGTCAAATGTCCTTCAAGAAATCTTGACTTACAAGTCAGATGACGTTGCTGGACGTCTAAAAGCCTATGAAGCCATCACAAAAGGCAAACCAATTCCAAAACCAGGTGTGCCTGAGTCCTTCCGAGTGCTTGTCAAAGAATTGCAATCACTTGGTCTTGACATGCGTGTTCTTGACGAGGATGACAATGAAGTCGAACTTCGTGACCTTGATGAGGGCGAAGACGATGACGTCATGCACGTTGATGAGCTTGAAAAAGCAAGAAAAGAGCAAGAAGCAAAGGCAAAAGCAGAAGCTGAAAATCAAGAAGAAGCACCTGCAACAAATGACTAATGACTAAAACT encodes:
- the rpoB gene encoding DNA-directed RNA polymerase subunit beta; amino-acid sequence: MAGHEVQYGKHRTRRSFSRIKEVLDLPNLIEIQTDSFKDFLENGLKEVFEDVLPISNFTDTMELEFVGYEFKEPKYTLEEARIHDASYSAPIFVTFRLVNKETGEIKTQEVFFGDFPLMTEMGTFIINGGERIIVSQLVRSPGVYFNDKVDKNGKVGYGSTVIPNRGAWLELETDSKDIGYTRIDRTRKIPFTTLVRALGFSGDDEIMDIFGDSELVRNTIEKDIHKNPADSRTDEALKEIYERLRPGEPKTADSSRSLLTARFFDPRRYDLAAVGRYKINKKLNLKTRLLNQTIAENLVDPETGEILVEAGTVMTRDVIDSIADYIDGDLNKFVYTPNDYAVVTEPVILQKFKVVAPTDPDRVVTIVGNANPDDKTRALTPADILAEMSYFLNLSEGIGKVDDIDHLGNRRIRAVGELLANQFRIGLARMERNVRERMSVQDNEVLTPQQIINIRPVTAAVKEFFGSSQLSQFMDQHNPLSELSHKRRLSALGPGGLTRDRAGYEVRDVHYTHYGRMCPIETPEGPNIGLINNLSSYGHLNKYGFIQTPYRKVDRKTGVVTNEVEWLTADEEDEYTVAQANSKLNPDGTFAEEIVMGRHQGNNQEFPASIVDYVDVSPKQVVAVATACIPFLENDDSNRALMGANMQRQAVPLIDPHAPYVGTGMEYQAAHDSGAAVIAKHDGRVVFSDAEKVEVRREDGSLDVYHITKFRRSNSGTAYNQRTLVKVGDLVEKGDFIADGPSMERGEMALGQNPIVAYMTWEGYNFEDAVIMSERLVKEDVYTSVHLEEFESETRDTKLGPEEITREIPNVGEEALKELDEMGIIRIGAEVKEGDILVGKVTPKGEKDLSAEERLLHAIFGDKSREVRDTSLRVPHGGDGVVRDVKIFTRANGDELQSGVNMLVRVYIAQKRKIKVGDKMAGRHGNKGVVSRIVPVEDMPYLPDGTPVDIMLNPLGVPSRMNIGQVMELHLGMAARNLGIHIATPVFDGASSEDLWDTVREAGMDSDAKTVLYDGRTGEPFDNRVSVGVMYMIKLHHMVDDKLHARSVGPYSLVTQQPLGGKAQFGGQRFGEMEVWALEAYGASNVLQEILTYKSDDVAGRLKAYEAITKGKPIPKPGVPESFRVLVKELQSLGLDMRVLDEDDNEVELRDLDEGEDDDVMHVDELEKARKEQEAKAKAEAENQEEAPATND